CGATCTCGTCGCGGTGCGGCAATATCTCGACGCGGCGCGAGGCGGATGGGCGTGATTTCTTCGGAACGGCAGACGAACTGGCCCACTGCGGCGCTCGACTGGACGCCCGCCTACCGCGTGATTCCCACGCGCTTTCCCGCGATCAACCTGTTCGACCGCGTCGCGTCGGCCGAGGATTTCGACGCGCTTTACGCGCTCGAGGCGCTGACCAACGATCGCGTGCGGGCCGAGGTCGGCCTGCTCGATCTCGTGCCGCCTCAGGAGCGGCGCTTCGGGCCCGGTTACGGGCCGATCATGGCGGCGTTCACGCACCTGAATCCGAACGGCAGCCGTTTCTCGGACGGCCGCTACGGCGTGTTCTATTGCGCCCGCGCGCGCAACACGGCGATCGCGGAGACGCGCTATCACACGTCGCTGTTCCTCGCCGCGACGAAGGAGCCGCCGATGCGCCAGCAGATGCGTCTCTACACGGTGGCCGCGCAAGGCGAGGTCGCCGACGTGCGCACGTGGCGCGAGCGCGATCCGGCGCTCCTCGATCTCGTCGACTACGCGGCCGGCCAGGCGTTGGGCCGGGCGGTGCGTGACGCGGGCGGCGCGGGCATCGCGTATCCGTCGGTGCGGGACCCGGGCGGCGAATGTCTCGCCGCGTTCCGCACGACGTTGCTGCACGATTGCCGCCACGCCGCCTATCTCGAATACAACTGGAACGGCGCGGCGGTCGATGCGGTGTTCGAGCTGAATCAGGTCGGCTGAGCCAGCGGCCGGCGCTCGGCATCGCGGCATCGCGGCATCCCGGCGTCTCGGCGTCTCGGCGTCTCGGCGTCTCGGCGTCGTTGCGCTATCGCGTCGCGACCTCGGGCGCCGGCTCCATCGCCGCCTCGCATCATGGCAGCGGCACGTCGGCCGCGCCCTGGTGACGCGCGGCCGCGACCGACATCGACCAGCTTTCCCCGCTCTTCGCATCGAGCATCGTGAGCCGGCCCGACGGATCGAACGCGCCCGTGTCGACGAACGTCTGCGCGCCGATGCGCATGACGTCGTGCATCGGCGTATGGCCGCAGTAAGTGGTCGACAACCCGATCTGCCGCGCGGCCGGATCGGTGCGCCCGTACGCAAGCTCGCGGCCCCAGAGCAGCCGCGTGATCACGTCGGGTGCGTAATCGCCGCGGTCGAGATCGGCGTCGCTGCCGAAGAATTCCGCGTGCAGCACGTTGAAGCGCTCGTCGCCTTCGCCGACGACGCGCACGAGCGGCAGCTCGCGCAGCCGCCGCGCATGGCGCTCGAGCGTCTCGGTGGGCAGATCGGCCGCCCAGTCGCCGCCGATGCGCTGCCACACGCTCATCGGCAGCCTGCCGTCCGCGACCGAGCACAGTACGTCTTCGTGATTGCCGAGCACGCAGTGAAACCACGGGCGCTCGAGCAGCGCGAGCGCCGCTTCCGACTGCGTGCCGCGGTCGACGAGGTCGCCCACCGAGAACAGCCGGTCGCACGCCGGATCGAAGCGCACGGTGTGCAGCAGCATGCGCAGCGGATCGACGCAGCCGTGCAGATCGCCGACGACGAAATCGCGGCCGGCATGGTTCGCGGGATGGCGACGGATCAGGGGAGCGGTGTCCATTCGCCCATCTTAGGACACAGCCGCGCTTGGCGCAGCGGGAGAACATGGCGATAATCGCTGCGACGCGTCGCAGCAGCGGCGCGATCTTTCACCCGACTTTCGATCGTATCGACGCGCAACCATGACGTTCTATCCGCAACTGCTGCGCAATCGCCCGCGCATGGTGATCGCGGCCGCCGCCGGCGTCGCGTTCGGCCTGCTGTTCCCGTATCCGCTGCGGCCGTTCGCGCGCGTATTGATCGGCTGGGATTGCACGATCTGGCTGTATCTCGTGCTGATGTGGGTGAGGATGGTGCGAGCGCATCATCACAAGGTGCGCGAGATCGCGATGCGCGAAGACGAGAACGCGACGATCGTGCTGACCATCATCTGTTTTGCAACGGTCGCGAGCATCGCGGCGATCGTGCTCGAACTCGTCAGCGCGAAGAGCGTGGGGTTCCGCTCCGGCCTCGGCCATTACGCGGTGACGGGCGCGACGATGTTCGGCGCGTGGTTCCTGATTCCGACGATCTTCACGCTGCACTATGCGCGGCTCTACTATCTCTCGCCGAAGGAAGCGCGCGCCATGGCATTTCCCGATCGCGAACTCGAGCCCGATTATTGGGATTTCCTGTACTTCTCGTTCACGATCGCGGTTGCGTCGCAGACGTCCGACGTTTCGCTGCGCGGACGATCGATTCGGCGCGCGGCGCTCGCACAGTCGATCCTGTCGTTCTATTTCAACATGGCCGTGCTGGGGCTGTCGGTCAACGTCGCGGCCGGCCTTCTGGGCTGAGCTCGAATGCGCGGATGTTGCATGCCGCGTTAGCCGCCGTCCGCGCACGGGCGGAGCGAGCCGGCGCGCGTGGGCCGAGGCGAGCCCGGATCGCCATCGTCCATATGCAGCCATTTCATTGCGTTTCACGGGTGCGCTGCCTAATATGCGGTCAGGAGGCTGCATATGAACATGTCGACCGATCGTATCGAAAGGCGAATCGTGCTGCATGCGCCGCGCTCGCGGGTCTGGCGCGCACTGACGAACGCCGATGAATTCGGCGCGTGGTTTCGCGTCGATCTGGCCGGTCAGGCGTTCGAAGCGGGGCGGCGCGTCGAAGGCCGCATCACATACCCCGGCTACGAGCATCTGGTGTTGCAGATGAGGATCGAGCGGATCGAGCCGGAACATCATTTCTCGTATCGCTGGCATCCCGCCGCGGTCGATCCGGCCGTCGACTACTCGCAAGAAGCGCCGACGCTCGTCGTGTTCGAGTTGGCCGACGCCGAAGGCGGCCCGTTGCTTACCGTTGTCGAGTCGGGCTTCGACGCGTTGCCGGTCGAGCGCCGCGCCGATGCATTCCGGATGAACAGCGGCGGCTGGGACGAGCAGATGACGAACATCGCCGCGCATGTCGACGCGCGCTGACGGCCGGCCGCCGCGCGCACCGCTCAAGCGCGCGCAGTTGCGCGATTGCGCGTCGGTGTTCGCTGCGCTCGGCGACGAAACTCGCCTGCGAATCGTCACCGCGTTGTGCGCCGGCGCGGCGCTGTCGATCGCGCAGATCACCGCGGGCACCGACATCACGCGTCAGTCGGTCACGCAGCATCTGATGGTGCTCGCGCAAGCGGGGCTCGTGCGCGACGAGAAGGTCGGGCGCGAGCGGCTGTGGCGCTTCGATCCCGCGCGGATCGACGCCGCGCGCGCGGCGCTGGAGGCGATCGGGCGACAGTGGGATCAGGCGCTGCTGCGGCTCAAGCAAGCCGTCGAAGGATGACGGCGGCGCGGCCGTGCCGCCTTCGGGCATGAATGGCCGGCTGCGCTGGCCGATATGACCGCTCAAATGAACAATCGTCGTCGAGCCAGCCATGCCGCTGAACCCGCGCGGACAGATCCGGAATTGCGACGAGTGGCCGCCCGAACGCGGTCCGGCATCGCGCGCATCCGTTTTTTCGGCATCGCGCATATCCGAATTCATGATCGCGCTGACATGCCGCAAAGGCGGCGTGCGGGTGCTGACGGGCCGGACATGCGAAGCGCCGCCGCGCGCCCATTTTGTCTATTGCCGCAACACGGGAATCTCGCCGCGTATCGCATCGTCCTTCGATTATTGGGTGGCGAAATCAAGTGTTTTCGATTGCATTGAGAGCGCAGCGGAAACGGCGGCGGTCAAATCGGCGAATGCGCCAAGTTTGCATCGATATCCGTTAAGCCGGCGTTCGGCGCGACCGTGACGCAGCGCGACCTCGCCATTTATTCGTTGCAATACGCAGGCGCCGCGGGCAAATCAAGCGAAGTCCGCCGCACCCGCTTCGTGCGGTCAATTGATTTGGTTGCCTAAACTAATTGTGTGGCCAAAATCAATATCGCTAAGCACTTAAGTATCCGCCTGCGCGCTTATTCTCCGATTGCGATGAAATGGCATGAACATATTCCGGAAGTGATCTAAGTAATTCCTCGGAGAATTTCATTTAGCCTATCAACCAATGAATGCGGCGACGAACGACACGCATTCGAGGCGACGCCGCGCCGTACGCATCACGCATGCCCGATGTGTGTCCGCGAGCGTTGCACGCTGGGCGCACGCGAATCCGTTACATGGGCGCATCGACGGCGCGTCGGCGAGCGATTCGAAAAAGAGCAGCCAGCAGTCTGAGAGAAAGCAGCAAGCAGTCAAACGACGAGGGGCCGGTAGTCGTTGACGAACGAACGTGCAGCGCGAACGCGCATGCCGTGCCGTTCGGCCGTCTGCCGGTGCGCAATGCCGCCTGAATCTCGAAGGTGCCCGTGAAGAGACATCGCAAAGAGGATTCAGTCAGATGGCCAGACATATCGTTCAAGCAATCCAGTCTCACGCGTTCGCGACGCCGTACAAATGCGCGTTGTCCGATTCTCGCGGTGATCTCGGCTACGCCGATCTCGACAGCTTCAGCACTCGCTTCGCGATACGCCTGCAGGATCTGGGCTGCCGTCCGGGCGACCGCGTCGTGATGCTCGCGAGCCGCCGCGCGCTGCTCGTCGCGGCGATCGTCGGTGTGTTCAAGGCGGGCTGCGTGCACGTGCCGCTCGATCCGCGCATGCCGGCCGACCGCCTTCGATACATCCTGCACGACGTCGCGCCGACGCTCGTGATCGCCGACGAAGACCTGATCGACGCGATCGAGCATGCGCTGCCGTGCGCCGCGCCGATCGTGCCGCTGACCGAGCTCGAGCGGCTCCTCGCCGATGACGATTCGTCGCGGCTCGACGCGCTCGTGCAGCCGTTGCCGTTGCCGCCGCTCGACGAGGGCGCGATCGCGTATTGCATCTACACGTCGGGCTCGACCGGCCGCCCGAAGGGGGTGCTGATCAACCATCGCAGCATCGCGGACTTCTTCGAGGGGACGCGCTCGGTCTACGACGTCACGTCGCAATCGCGCTGCGCGAGCTTCTCGCCGCTGAACTTCGACGTGTACCTGATGGACATGCTGTTCCCGCTCGCGCAGGGCGCATCGCTGTACGTGCACGATGACGTGAACGCGCCGGATCTGCTGTTCGACGCCATTCGCCGGCACGATGTCACGCACTTCTCCGCATGGGGAATGATGCTCGGCCTGATTGCGCAGGCGGAGGAATTCGAATCCGCGCCGCTGGCGCATCTGAAGACGATTCTCACCGGCACCGACGTGCCCGACGTGAAGACGATCCAGCGCTGGCTCAGGAAGAACGCGGGCGTGCAGGTGATCAACGCATACGGCCCGACCGAGGCGACATGCGCGGCGACCGCGCACGTGATCCGCGAGATCGAGCCGGAGCGGCGCACGCTCTATCCGATCGGCAAGCCGCTCGAGCACGTGCGAGCGCTGCTCGTCGACGAAGGCGGCGGACGAATCACGGCGCCGGGGGTGCCGGGCGAGTTGATGATCGGCGGCACGCAAGTGATGCAGGGCTACTGGAATTTGCCGGAGGAGACGGCGGCGCGGCTCGTGCGCATCGACGGCGTGCCGTTCTATCGGACGGGCGACGTCTGCACGTATCTCGCCGACGGCAGCCTGTACTACATGGGCCGCAAGGATAACGAAGTGAAGATCGGCGGCTACCGGATCCATTTGAGCGAAATCCAGCGGGTCATCAACAGCGTGCCGCACGTGCACGGATCGGAGGTGGTGCTGCTCGAATCGCGCTATGGCGAGACGCTGCTCGCCGCCGGCGTGCTGTTCGATCGCGGCGTGTCCTTCGATGCCGACCGGAAGGTCGACGAAATCAGGCGGCGCCTCGCGGCGGAGTTGCCCGCCTACATGGTGCCTCGCCACGTTACGGTTCTCGAGCAGTTTCCGCAGTTGTCATCGGGAAAGACGGATCGCAAAGCGCTTCTGTCGATATTGCAACAACGCATCAACGAAAGTAACCAGGAGGAAGTGAATCCATGAAAACCGAAACGATGTTGATTCAGATTCTGGAGAGCGTGATCGGCGTCAAGAAGGTGACGGGCGATACTCGTTTTCTGGACATCGGCGGCAATTCGCTCAATCTCGTCGACGTGCTCAAGCAGATCAAGGCGAAGACGGGCGTCGCGCCGTCGCCGAGGCTGTTTTTCGACAAGACGCGCTCGACCGTGGCGGCGCTGAGCGCCGAGATCGATGCGCTGCGCGAAATGAGCAGCGCCGCGGCCCCGGTCGCGGGCTGACACCGCAGGGTATTGCAACAGCCGCGCGAGCGGCGGCCGCGACAAGCGGACTTTTTCAGGACATGGCTCTTTGCGCCATATTTAGGAGAACTGATATGCAAAAGCGTTTTCACCTGTCGGAAGCCGAGAAGCAATTCTTCTACGAGAACGGCTATGCCGGCCCGTTCACGCTGTATGAACCGGAAGAGATGACCCGTGTGTGGGAAGAAGTGCGGATGGACCTGCTCGACACGGCGAAGGCGGCGTTCCCGGACAGCAAGCTCAACTACGACCGCCATCTCGACATGCTCTCGCTGAACCAGATCATCAGTCATCCGAAGATCGTCGACCGGATCTCGAGCATCCTCGGGCCGGACGTGCTGAGCTGGCGCACCGAGTGGTTTCCGAAGTATCCGGGCGACGAAGGCACCGACTGGCACCAGGCCGAAAGCTTCGTCGAGTTCGAAGGCACCGAGAAGCTCGAGCCGACGGCGGCGGAGGAAGGGCGGCCGTGGGAGCTGACCGCGTGGATCGCGATGAGCGAGGCGACGAAGGAGAACGGATGCCTGAAGCTGATGCCGGGCAGCCATCGCACCTGGTTCTTCGACGAGAAGCGCAACATCCCGTTCGAGCCGGAGAACTTCAACAAGCGCGTGCTCGACGACGGCCAGAAATCGGGCTTCTACGGCTACGACTACGAAAAGCTGAAGCTCGATCCGAGCTGGAAGCCGGATGAAGCGCGTGCGGTGCACATGGAGGTGAAGCCCGGCCAGTTCTTCATCTTCACGTCGCGCTGCATGCACGGCTCGAACCCGAACACGAGCAAGGACTCGGTGCGCTTCGGCTGGGCGACGCGCTTCGTGCCGACGCACGTGAAGGTCTACGCCGGGCAGGAATCGTTCCACCACTTCGGCGAAGTGCTGCCGCTCGACCGTTACTCCACGGTGCTGGTGGCGGGCGAGGACCGTTACGGCCATAACCGCGTGACGAAACCGCTCGCCGCCGTCGCGGCGGTCGCGTAAGCGATGGGCGGCGCCGACATGAATGCATGCGAGCCCCGCTGGTTCCTGTTCGGCGCCGACGAACGGAAACCCGATGCGCGAATCCGGCTGTTCTGCTTTCACTACGCGGGCAGCGGCGGCTCGATTTTCCGGCACTGGGACGAGGCGCTGCCGGACGATGTCGAGTTGGTCGCCGTGCAGATGCCCGGCCGAGAGAATCGCCTGAACGAGCCGCTGCTGTACACGATGGAAGACGTCGCGTCCCCGCTCGTCGACGCGCTCGCGCCGTTGCTCGACCGGCCATTCGCGTTCTTCGGGCACAGCACTGGCGCGCTGATCGGCTTCGAGGTTGCGCGGGTGCTGCGCGCTCGCGGATATCCGCAGCCGCGCTTGCTGATCGCGTCCGCGCAGAACGCGCCCGACGTGAAGCCGGAAGTGATTCGGCATCGATTGTCGGACGCGGAGTTCGTCGAAGTGCTGCGCGGCTGCAACGGCACGCCCGACGCGATCCTGCAGGACCCGGCGCTGCTCGAGTTGCTGCTGCCCCGGATTCGCGCGGACGGCGCGGTGTTCGAGACGTATCGGTACGAGCGGCAGGCGCCGCTCGACTGCCGGATCGTCGTCTTCCACGGCGCCGCCGACGGTCTCGTGCATGACGCGGGGCTCGCCCGCTGGGCGGGCGAGACGAAGCACAGCTTCGCGCGGTACCGGTTCGCCGGCGATCACTTCTTCATCCACGACGAAGAGGCGTCGGTACTCGACCACATCAACCGCGAGCTCGAACCGCTCCTGAGCGATGCGAGCTCCACCCTAATCGGATGACAGACAAATGGCGCAGTGGAATTCAGATGACGAGCTGTTCGCGCTGATGCGCGCCGAGCTCTCGACCTGCCCCGTCAGTGACGTGATGGAGTTGCTCGGGTTCGCCTACCCGATGCTGCCGCCGGAGATCCGGCCGCTACGGCGGGACATGGTGATGATCGGCCGCGCGATGCCGGTGCAGGACGAGCAGCCCGTGCCGCACGGCGGCCTCAAGCGCTACGACGCGAAGCCGTTCGGACTGCTGTTCGAATCGGTCGAGGCGCTGCGCCCCGGTGAAGTCTACATCGCGAGCGGCGGCCCGACGGCGGTTGCGCGGCTTGGCGACCTGCTCGTCACGCGCGCGCGCAATCTCGGCGCAGCAGGCGTCGTGCTCAACGCGCACGTGCGCGACGCGAACGCGATCCTCGAACTGAATCTGCCGGCGTTCGCGCACGGTACGTACGCGTACGGTCTGCAAGGCCGCCACAACGTCGTCGACTACCGCTGCTCGATCACGGTCGGCAATGTGCGGATTCGTCCGGGCGATCTGATCTTCGGCGACGGGGACGGTGTCTGCGTGATTCCGCGCGAGGCCGAGCAGGAGGTGATCACGCGTGCAATCGCGAAGAACCGGCTCGAGCGCAAGGTTCGCGGCGCGATCGCCGAGGGGCGCAGCGTGGTCGATGCATTCAACCAATACAACGTCATGTGAGGAGCGCAACAACGATGAAAGCGAGCTACGTGTGGAAGAACGGCGAACTGGTGCCGTGGGAGCGCGCACAGGTGCATGTGATGAGCCATGCGCTGCATTACGGGACGAGCGTGTTCGAGGGCGTGCGTGCGTACGAGATCGGCGAGAAGGCGGCGATCCTGTGCGGCCGCGAGCACTTCGAGCGCCTGCTGTTCAGCTGCAAGGTCGCGCGGATTCCGTCGCCGATGAGCGTCGGGCAGTGGATGGAAGCGACGGTCGAGACGCTGCGCGCGAACGGCCAGCGCAGCGCGTACATCCGGCCGCTCGTCTATCGCGGCGCGGGCGAATCGCTCGGGCTCGACGCGCGCCAATGCCCGGCCGAGGCGCTGCTCATCACCACGCCATGGGGCGCGTATCTCGGCGACGAGGCGCTGCAGCAGGGCGTCGACGTGCAGGTCAGCAGCTGGCGCCGCAACGGCGGCGGGGCGGCGAGCACGCTCGCGAAGATCGGCGGCCAGTACGTGAACGGCCAGGCGATCGTGATGGAGGCGCATGAGAACGGGATGAGCGAAGGCATCGCGCTCGATGCGAACGGTTTCGTCAGCGAAGGCAGCGGCGAAAACGTGTTTCTCGTCTACAAGAACGAGATCTTCACGCCGTCGATCGGCAGCAGCATCCTGAGCGGCATCACGCGCAACTGCGTGATTCGGATCGCGCGCGACCTCGGCTACACCGTCACCGAAACGAGCATTCCGCGCGAAATGCTCTATCTCGCCGACGAAATCTTCTTCACGGGCACGGCGGTCGAGATCTGCCCGGTGCGCTCGGTCGATCGGATGCCGGTCGGCAGCGGCAAGCGCGGCGCCGTGACGAAGGCGATCCAGGATCAGTACTTCGGCATCGTGCGCGGCACGCACGCGGACAAATGGAACTGGCTCACGCCCGTGCCGGTGCCGTCGCGCGACGGAGCACGGGCATGAGCGCGCGCGAAGCCGCAGTCGATTCGCCGTGGCTGATCGTCCACGAAGCGCGCAACGCACGTGTGCGGCTCTTCTGCTTTCACTATGCGGGTGCGACCGCGTCGATCTTCCGGACCTGGCCGGGCGGCTTGCCGGATTGGGTCGAAGTCGTCGCCGTGCAATTGCCCGGCCGCGAGTATCGGCTCGGCGAGCCGCTGATCGAGCAAGCGGAGCCGATCGTCGAGGCGCTCGCGGACGTCGTGCCACCGCTGCTCGATCTGCCGTATGCGTTTTTCGGCCACAGCATGGGCGCGCTGATCGCCTTCGATCTCGCGCACCTGCTGCGCGCACGCGGCTTCGCGCAACCCTTGCTGTTCGTCGCGTCGGGCCGCAGCGCGCCGCGCTTCAGGTGGCGGGACGCGGGCATTCAGACGCTGCCCGACGATGCGTTCATCGCCGCGGTGCGCGACTACAACGGCACGCCCGAAGCATTGATCGCCGATCCCGCGCTGCGCGACTTGTGGCTGCCGCGGCTGCGCGCGGATCTGACGATCTCGGCGACGTACCGCTACGTCGAGTCGACGCCGCTCGATTGTCCGATGCTGGTGTTGCACGGCTCGAACGACGGTCTCGTCAGCGATGCCGGGTTGTCCGGCTGGCTCGCGGAAACGATCGGTGCCGTGCGCTATGTCGGATTTTCCGGCGGCCATTTCTTTATGCACGGCGAGGAAGGCGGCGTGCTTGCCGAAGTGCGCCGCGAGCTGGAGCGCGTGCTCGCGCGCGCGGCGCAGGACGGGCCGCACGGCACGCGCGAGCCGGCGGCGCGCATGGGTCATTTGACGGAGGAGAGCGAAACATGAAGAACAAGTCATCGCGCACGCGCGTGGCGATTCTCGGATCGGGCAGCATCGGGCTCGACCTGATGTTCAAGGTCAAGGCATCCGAGCACTTCGATCTGAAGTTCGTCGTCGGACGCCATGCAAACAGCGACGGGCTGAAGCTCGCGCGCAGCTGCAACGTCGAGACGTCGAGCGACGGCCTCGATTTCCTGAAGGAAAACGAAGATGCGTACGACCTGGTGTTCGACGCGACGTCGGCCGCCGCACACAAGGTCAACAACGGCTTCTTCTCCGGTGCGGGCAAGTTCGTGATCGATCTGACGCCCGCGAAGCTCGGCCGCCTGTGCGTGCCGTGCATCAATCTGGACGACATCGGCGCCGAGCAGAACGTGAACCTGATCACCTGCGGCGGGCAGGCGAGCCTGCCGCTCGCGTACGCGCTGAAACAGGCGGTCGACGAGATCGAATACCTGGAGGTGGTGTCGGCGATCGCGTCGCGCAGCGCCGGCATCGCGACGCGCGAGAACATCGACGAATACATGACGACGACCGAGTACGCGCTCGCGCAGTTCAGCGGTGCGAAGAAGACGAAGGCGATCCTCAACATCAATCCGGCCGAGCCCGGCGTGCGGATGCAGACGACGCTCTATGCACACGCGCGCTACCGCGATTTCGACCGCGTGCGCGCGTGCGTTGCCGAGATGGTCGAGAAGGTTCGCGAATACGTGCCCGGCTATCGGCTCGTCGTCGAGCCGATCGAGAGCCAGGGGCGGATCACGATCAGCCTGACCGTGCGCGGGCGCGGCGACTATTTGCCCGAGTACGCGGGCAACCTGGACATCATCAATTGCGCGGCGCTCGCGGTCGCCTCGCATCGGCACGCAACCGCCAGACTAGGAGCCACACAATGATACTGATCAGCGATGCGACCTTGCGCGACGGCAACCACGCGATTCGTCACCAGTTGAGCGCCGCGCAGATACATGCGTATGCACGCGCGGCGGAC
The nucleotide sequence above comes from Burkholderia thailandensis E264. Encoded proteins:
- a CDS encoding acyl carrier protein, producing MKTETMLIQILESVIGVKKVTGDTRFLDIGGNSLNLVDVLKQIKAKTGVAPSPRLFFDKTRSTVAALSAEIDALREMSSAAAPVAG
- a CDS encoding chlorinating enzyme, with translation MQKRFHLSEAEKQFFYENGYAGPFTLYEPEEMTRVWEEVRMDLLDTAKAAFPDSKLNYDRHLDMLSLNQIISHPKIVDRISSILGPDVLSWRTEWFPKYPGDEGTDWHQAESFVEFEGTEKLEPTAAEEGRPWELTAWIAMSEATKENGCLKLMPGSHRTWFFDEKRNIPFEPENFNKRVLDDGQKSGFYGYDYEKLKLDPSWKPDEARAVHMEVKPGQFFIFTSRCMHGSNPNTSKDSVRFGWATRFVPTHVKVYAGQESFHHFGEVLPLDRYSTVLVAGEDRYGHNRVTKPLAAVAAVA
- a CDS encoding SRPBCC family protein; its protein translation is MNMSTDRIERRIVLHAPRSRVWRALTNADEFGAWFRVDLAGQAFEAGRRVEGRITYPGYEHLVLQMRIERIEPEHHFSYRWHPAAVDPAVDYSQEAPTLVVFELADAEGGPLLTVVESGFDALPVERRADAFRMNSGGWDEQMTNIAAHVDAR
- a CDS encoding thioesterase II family protein yields the protein MSAREAAVDSPWLIVHEARNARVRLFCFHYAGATASIFRTWPGGLPDWVEVVAVQLPGREYRLGEPLIEQAEPIVEALADVVPPLLDLPYAFFGHSMGALIAFDLAHLLRARGFAQPLLFVASGRSAPRFRWRDAGIQTLPDDAFIAAVRDYNGTPEALIADPALRDLWLPRLRADLTISATYRYVESTPLDCPMLVLHGSNDGLVSDAGLSGWLAETIGAVRYVGFSGGHFFMHGEEGGVLAEVRRELERVLARAAQDGPHGTREPAARMGHLTEESET
- a CDS encoding ArsR/SmtB family transcription factor; this encodes MSTRADGRPPRAPLKRAQLRDCASVFAALGDETRLRIVTALCAGAALSIAQITAGTDITRQSVTQHLMVLAQAGLVRDEKVGRERLWRFDPARIDAARAALEAIGRQWDQALLRLKQAVEG
- a CDS encoding RES family NAD+ phosphorylase — encoded protein: MGVISSERQTNWPTAALDWTPAYRVIPTRFPAINLFDRVASAEDFDALYALEALTNDRVRAEVGLLDLVPPQERRFGPGYGPIMAAFTHLNPNGSRFSDGRYGVFYCARARNTAIAETRYHTSLFLAATKEPPMRQQMRLYTVAAQGEVADVRTWRERDPALLDLVDYAAGQALGRAVRDAGGAGIAYPSVRDPGGECLAAFRTTLLHDCRHAAYLEYNWNGAAVDAVFELNQVG
- a CDS encoding acetaldehyde dehydrogenase (acetylating); amino-acid sequence: MKNKSSRTRVAILGSGSIGLDLMFKVKASEHFDLKFVVGRHANSDGLKLARSCNVETSSDGLDFLKENEDAYDLVFDATSAAAHKVNNGFFSGAGKFVIDLTPAKLGRLCVPCINLDDIGAEQNVNLITCGGQASLPLAYALKQAVDEIEYLEVVSAIASRSAGIATRENIDEYMTTTEYALAQFSGAKKTKAILNINPAEPGVRMQTTLYAHARYRDFDRVRACVAEMVEKVREYVPGYRLVVEPIESQGRITISLTVRGRGDYLPEYAGNLDIINCAALAVASHRHATARLGATQ
- a CDS encoding thioesterase II family protein; translation: MGGADMNACEPRWFLFGADERKPDARIRLFCFHYAGSGGSIFRHWDEALPDDVELVAVQMPGRENRLNEPLLYTMEDVASPLVDALAPLLDRPFAFFGHSTGALIGFEVARVLRARGYPQPRLLIASAQNAPDVKPEVIRHRLSDAEFVEVLRGCNGTPDAILQDPALLELLLPRIRADGAVFETYRYERQAPLDCRIVVFHGAADGLVHDAGLARWAGETKHSFARYRFAGDHFFIHDEEASVLDHINRELEPLLSDASSTLIG
- a CDS encoding metallophosphoesterase, which gives rise to MDTAPLIRRHPANHAGRDFVVGDLHGCVDPLRMLLHTVRFDPACDRLFSVGDLVDRGTQSEAALALLERPWFHCVLGNHEDVLCSVADGRLPMSVWQRIGGDWAADLPTETLERHARRLRELPLVRVVGEGDERFNVLHAEFFGSDADLDRGDYAPDVITRLLWGRELAYGRTDPAARQIGLSTTYCGHTPMHDVMRIGAQTFVDTGAFDPSGRLTMLDAKSGESWSMSVAAARHQGAADVPLP
- a CDS encoding DUF1345 domain-containing protein, which produces MTFYPQLLRNRPRMVIAAAAGVAFGLLFPYPLRPFARVLIGWDCTIWLYLVLMWVRMVRAHHHKVREIAMREDENATIVLTIICFATVASIAAIVLELVSAKSVGFRSGLGHYAVTGATMFGAWFLIPTIFTLHYARLYYLSPKEARAMAFPDRELEPDYWDFLYFSFTIAVASQTSDVSLRGRSIRRAALAQSILSFYFNMAVLGLSVNVAAGLLG
- a CDS encoding branched-chain amino acid transaminase: MKASYVWKNGELVPWERAQVHVMSHALHYGTSVFEGVRAYEIGEKAAILCGREHFERLLFSCKVARIPSPMSVGQWMEATVETLRANGQRSAYIRPLVYRGAGESLGLDARQCPAEALLITTPWGAYLGDEALQQGVDVQVSSWRRNGGGAASTLAKIGGQYVNGQAIVMEAHENGMSEGIALDANGFVSEGSGENVFLVYKNEIFTPSIGSSILSGITRNCVIRIARDLGYTVTETSIPREMLYLADEIFFTGTAVEICPVRSVDRMPVGSGKRGAVTKAIQDQYFGIVRGTHADKWNWLTPVPVPSRDGARA
- a CDS encoding RraA family protein encodes the protein MAQWNSDDELFALMRAELSTCPVSDVMELLGFAYPMLPPEIRPLRRDMVMIGRAMPVQDEQPVPHGGLKRYDAKPFGLLFESVEALRPGEVYIASGGPTAVARLGDLLVTRARNLGAAGVVLNAHVRDANAILELNLPAFAHGTYAYGLQGRHNVVDYRCSITVGNVRIRPGDLIFGDGDGVCVIPREAEQEVITRAIAKNRLERKVRGAIAEGRSVVDAFNQYNVM
- a CDS encoding amino acid adenylation domain-containing protein, coding for MARHIVQAIQSHAFATPYKCALSDSRGDLGYADLDSFSTRFAIRLQDLGCRPGDRVVMLASRRALLVAAIVGVFKAGCVHVPLDPRMPADRLRYILHDVAPTLVIADEDLIDAIEHALPCAAPIVPLTELERLLADDDSSRLDALVQPLPLPPLDEGAIAYCIYTSGSTGRPKGVLINHRSIADFFEGTRSVYDVTSQSRCASFSPLNFDVYLMDMLFPLAQGASLYVHDDVNAPDLLFDAIRRHDVTHFSAWGMMLGLIAQAEEFESAPLAHLKTILTGTDVPDVKTIQRWLRKNAGVQVINAYGPTEATCAATAHVIREIEPERRTLYPIGKPLEHVRALLVDEGGGRITAPGVPGELMIGGTQVMQGYWNLPEETAARLVRIDGVPFYRTGDVCTYLADGSLYYMGRKDNEVKIGGYRIHLSEIQRVINSVPHVHGSEVVLLESRYGETLLAAGVLFDRGVSFDADRKVDEIRRRLAAELPAYMVPRHVTVLEQFPQLSSGKTDRKALLSILQQRINESNQEEVNP